From a region of the Candidatus Brocadia sp. genome:
- a CDS encoding M12 family metallopeptidase, whose translation MSNYLKVCYDRILPRDIRRLAQPSMSIAARMAVLKAKKWPNGSTLRVRFIGGDSGKHNIVKQFAPKWSNHANLKFDFNNAADAEIRISFVDSDGAWSYIGTDCKDIPLGQATMNLGWQDEGVVLHEFGHAIGLIHEHQNPLGGIKWNKPNVIRDLSGPPNNWDPETIDHNMFKTYDREQINGTSLDKKSVMLYAIPVTWTLDGFQSEPNEVLSETDKKFIGDPINYPFQGAGAMELPVIEAKATEAEIGRSGEQDLFKFTAKTAGRYTIETEGPTDIVMSLYGPDSQTKLITEDDDSGTDRNAKIVTDLTTGTYYVQVRHYNSAGGTGSYRIKVSK comes from the coding sequence ATGTCTAACTATCTCAAGGTGTGCTATGACAGGATTTTGCCAAGAGACATTCGTCGCCTTGCTCAGCCGAGCATGTCCATCGCTGCAAGGATGGCGGTGTTGAAGGCAAAGAAGTGGCCAAACGGGTCAACTCTTCGGGTGCGCTTTATCGGTGGTGATTCGGGGAAGCACAACATTGTTAAACAATTCGCCCCAAAGTGGAGCAACCACGCCAATCTGAAATTCGACTTTAACAACGCAGCAGATGCTGAAATCCGTATTTCGTTTGTTGATTCAGATGGTGCATGGTCGTATATTGGTACGGATTGTAAGGATATTCCCCTTGGCCAGGCAACGATGAATCTGGGTTGGCAGGACGAGGGTGTCGTCCTCCACGAATTTGGACACGCCATTGGCCTGATACACGAACATCAGAATCCATTGGGGGGTATTAAATGGAACAAGCCCAACGTAATTCGGGATCTTTCGGGCCCGCCAAACAATTGGGATCCGGAGACAATTGATCATAATATGTTTAAGACGTATGATCGGGAACAGATAAATGGAACTTCCCTGGATAAAAAGTCGGTAATGCTTTACGCCATTCCAGTAACGTGGACACTGGATGGCTTCCAATCGGAGCCTAATGAGGTACTATCGGAAACCGATAAGAAGTTTATTGGCGACCCGATAAATTATCCGTTTCAGGGTGCTGGGGCTATGGAACTCCCCGTTATCGAGGCAAAAGCCACGGAGGCCGAAATTGGCCGATCTGGAGAGCAAGACCTCTTTAAGTTCACTGCGAAGACTGCTGGTCGCTATACGATTGAGACGGAAGGTCCAACGGATATTGTGATGTCGCTCTACGGTCCTGACAGTCAAACGAAGCTTATTACCGAGGATGATGATAGTGGCACGGATCGGAACGCGAAAATTGTCACGGACCTTACGACGGGCACTTACTATGTTCAGGTGCGGCATTACAATAGCGCTGGTGGTACTGGTTCATACAGAATCAAGGTAAGCAAATAG
- a CDS encoding DUF2272 domain-containing protein — translation MRSKGEAGSGLSRELIELAEKAIAVDKVSVSSNALLSQVLSKAGRAETQNSLGTEGFPSPASIFDAFAPGGAPVLRQYFERFFEVVAEPGVRPDDVFQLGDFLVRKAMCEGFGHVAIIAAPESWDYEQLSSAGLIPESHHLGAYVHVVEGGARPHALADSFARLILDETGRMPHDQMILRFRPGIMRWREDIPDLFEDVADTTVAVPDFDPSKRADIIHPILDPKQNTDAVRWNRKTHPGQSGVDPNDIRTELGRYVDLSKVKDEIDNHNKANLKNQIEVGTPPIDGVFVETVHQFQAKCFVETNQIDGKAGESTLDSLGLVNRKGLHEADKPNLTAQDWLNGLGEKISIATGGEFTARNWFRNMVNPAFLGQRFESAGELTGIHLVLARKLRIAERHLLSMPAYAGLTPVELGKVLGIDERHKGMRYKKGSKGNHTFGLALDISYTGNPYVAGDKDRPIGNKSFIKIMKSVTLLISGTEIDFTPTYLHSLATEPDPLTGRMRSTGEIYDALAQRDREFRAYLQLATDIEAIKKKLQERLDKGTANVFVSDKEKGDLEAASGRWQKQIQGHLKLLKTYFGSRRNPLHGFLNLNRDLVVALRDQACLAWGAIDLGPRRSGDIMHFDCRMDGAGKILNRGYAPQTGHPCLSVAGRAPEIFAEDVSSAPLLLDSETTPPGQTLYVKIDLKIVDKKNNEIAPPCTGIFIPQNYKPQSTVDLILYLHGYKGTFPGNDKSIKEYWDGKKFPFFAFREGLNDSGKNCILVAPTLGPKSETGILTNPGEIDKYLGQVMEALKAYGPYMARKQDPMAGSIILACHSGGGSPMLKLAKLKGGGYADKIVQCWCFDSLYANKLDDPEPEKERKQKWLANEWANWADSHQDAWLFVYYYDDRPKATSEKLKKKKFKHNNVCVVPSTAPERKKREKSKADPHFWVPIAHWLDRINNAPCNAAKASKESESLTSVPPTARTAVEDTVGDTKTFPSGESLTIVSGQDGPGEEYYDPNTSGNPLLDTSGNHRTKKLSRDFTVHELARSGPKKFDKARIDPELVNCLQAIQDYVGKSVIINSGYRSYTYNLYLYKKLGKEPKKRSQHLSGRAADIKIPGMTGVEIAKAAIDACGCRVAIGLAPNFAHVDVRGEFHVWNYGRVSEEQIEELRLYHREKCGKPSESGILQEQPGITSKCGFHGPSGAFVKEADLRAAVATAALDERKIWWMGAGSTAQKEDNDSRFGDLVRYWLAGHTGTIRPGKLEAVQKAALDPSVTYGNLGNATLNAAVLAFRRAAADVDARTADVYKKSDDVDSAIVRVNDAETKAKVTKTAVELAAKNMETANDRMKAASGRSDSGAQTAFDAASAALSAARMAYDTALKARDAEKNSLEVARRVLEAAKDKHKQARRLRKSLENPAKNWEDSDKQKVRKKILTKAGSTDPQNIDTLAEEALQLAHQSRADIEAWSAVFVVSCVRTAAIGHKLEAIDSRGAHGGLDGLLKASRRHSDYVVEARERRRKAVDGTYHAFEPIERAIKIGDIIITDRTDFIEKPARLRDVKKGDLLHGDIVTLVKAENGKTVYAEAIGGNVGHTVRRRRYPLNDTGRLIVLATELFAKEDDKGVFGSLAPLTETPMMLPVESTGRILALLSLVEKCI, via the coding sequence ATGAGGAGTAAAGGAGAAGCTGGGAGCGGTCTTAGTCGCGAACTTATCGAGTTAGCAGAGAAGGCAATTGCTGTAGATAAGGTTTCTGTCTCCTCGAACGCTCTGCTTAGCCAAGTGCTATCCAAAGCAGGGAGAGCAGAAACACAGAATTCTCTTGGCACAGAAGGTTTTCCTTCTCCGGCGTCGATCTTTGATGCCTTTGCGCCTGGTGGTGCGCCGGTGCTGCGTCAATACTTCGAGCGGTTTTTCGAGGTGGTGGCAGAACCGGGAGTGCGACCCGACGATGTTTTTCAACTCGGCGACTTCCTCGTGCGCAAAGCCATGTGCGAAGGCTTTGGACACGTTGCCATCATTGCCGCACCCGAAAGCTGGGACTATGAGCAGTTGTCGTCTGCCGGGTTGATTCCGGAAAGCCATCACCTTGGCGCTTATGTGCATGTGGTTGAAGGTGGCGCGAGGCCTCATGCGCTGGCTGACTCCTTTGCCCGCCTCATTCTCGATGAAACCGGCCGCATGCCGCACGATCAGATGATCCTTCGCTTTCGTCCCGGAATCATGAGATGGCGGGAAGATATCCCCGATCTGTTTGAGGATGTTGCCGATACCACGGTTGCAGTGCCGGATTTTGATCCTTCAAAACGGGCAGATATAATACACCCAATTCTTGATCCTAAACAGAATACGGATGCTGTCCGCTGGAATCGGAAAACGCATCCGGGTCAATCAGGCGTGGATCCAAATGACATCCGAACGGAATTGGGACGCTATGTTGATTTGAGTAAAGTCAAAGATGAAATTGATAATCATAACAAGGCCAACCTGAAGAACCAAATCGAAGTGGGCACGCCACCCATTGATGGCGTGTTTGTGGAGACGGTTCATCAGTTTCAAGCGAAATGTTTTGTTGAAACTAATCAGATAGATGGCAAGGCCGGGGAATCGACGCTCGACAGTCTCGGCCTCGTGAACCGGAAAGGATTGCATGAAGCGGATAAACCGAATCTTACAGCTCAGGACTGGCTCAATGGTTTAGGTGAAAAGATTTCAATAGCCACCGGTGGTGAATTTACCGCAAGGAACTGGTTCAGGAACATGGTGAATCCGGCGTTCCTGGGTCAGAGATTCGAAAGTGCAGGTGAACTCACCGGCATTCACCTGGTTTTAGCACGTAAATTACGCATTGCCGAAAGACATCTCCTTTCCATGCCAGCGTACGCTGGTCTGACCCCGGTTGAGTTGGGCAAGGTATTGGGGATTGATGAACGACACAAAGGTATGCGCTACAAAAAAGGATCGAAGGGCAATCACACGTTTGGTTTAGCGCTGGATATTAGCTACACCGGTAATCCATATGTGGCTGGTGATAAAGATAGGCCGATTGGCAACAAAAGTTTTATTAAAATAATGAAGAGCGTCACGTTACTTATTTCCGGAACGGAGATCGATTTCACACCGACCTACTTACATAGTTTGGCAACTGAGCCTGACCCGTTAACCGGGAGGATGAGGTCCACAGGTGAAATTTATGATGCACTTGCTCAACGAGACAGAGAATTCCGCGCATATCTTCAGCTTGCTACCGATATTGAAGCCATCAAGAAAAAATTGCAGGAAAGACTGGATAAAGGCACCGCCAATGTCTTCGTATCGGATAAAGAAAAGGGAGATTTAGAGGCTGCATCGGGGCGTTGGCAGAAACAGATTCAGGGGCATTTAAAGCTTCTTAAAACTTATTTTGGGTCACGTCGCAACCCTCTCCATGGTTTCCTCAATCTCAACCGTGACCTTGTAGTGGCTTTGCGCGATCAAGCCTGTCTCGCATGGGGCGCCATAGACCTTGGTCCCAGACGTAGCGGCGATATCATGCATTTTGATTGCCGTATGGATGGGGCAGGAAAAATCCTGAATAGGGGTTATGCGCCACAAACTGGCCACCCATGCTTATCCGTAGCGGGACGTGCACCGGAAATATTCGCAGAGGATGTCTCTTCTGCGCCTCTCCTCCTTGACAGTGAAACAACCCCACCCGGTCAAACTCTCTACGTTAAGATCGATCTAAAAATCGTCGATAAGAAAAACAATGAGATTGCGCCGCCCTGTACGGGGATCTTTATTCCACAGAACTACAAACCCCAATCAACCGTCGACCTGATTCTCTATTTGCACGGATACAAAGGAACTTTTCCCGGTAATGATAAGTCGATTAAAGAATATTGGGACGGCAAAAAGTTCCCCTTTTTCGCATTCCGGGAAGGATTAAACGATAGCGGGAAAAACTGTATCCTTGTCGCGCCAACTTTGGGCCCGAAATCCGAAACCGGCATTTTGACGAATCCCGGAGAGATAGATAAGTACCTGGGCCAGGTTATGGAAGCGCTTAAAGCTTATGGCCCATATATGGCTCGTAAGCAAGATCCTATGGCCGGAAGCATTATCCTTGCATGCCATTCGGGTGGAGGAAGCCCAATGCTGAAGCTGGCGAAATTGAAAGGTGGTGGTTACGCCGACAAAATTGTTCAGTGCTGGTGTTTTGACTCCTTGTATGCAAATAAACTGGACGATCCGGAACCAGAAAAAGAGAGAAAACAAAAATGGTTGGCGAATGAGTGGGCAAACTGGGCGGATTCACATCAAGATGCCTGGCTTTTCGTCTATTACTACGATGACCGGCCCAAAGCAACCTCTGAAAAACTCAAAAAGAAAAAATTTAAGCACAACAATGTTTGTGTTGTCCCCTCGACTGCACCGGAGAGAAAGAAGAGGGAGAAAAGCAAAGCGGATCCCCATTTTTGGGTACCCATTGCGCATTGGCTTGATCGCATCAACAATGCACCTTGCAATGCGGCCAAGGCGAGCAAGGAAAGCGAAAGCTTAACTTCTGTCCCACCCACCGCGCGAACAGCAGTTGAAGATACGGTGGGAGATACTAAAACTTTCCCAAGTGGGGAATCCCTGACTATCGTATCCGGACAAGACGGTCCCGGAGAAGAGTACTACGACCCAAATACATCGGGAAACCCGCTTTTGGATACGAGTGGCAACCATAGAACAAAAAAGCTATCCAGGGATTTTACCGTCCATGAGCTTGCCAGGAGCGGCCCGAAAAAATTCGACAAGGCGCGAATTGATCCCGAACTGGTAAACTGCCTTCAGGCCATTCAGGATTATGTTGGCAAATCAGTCATTATCAATTCTGGTTATCGCTCTTATACGTATAACCTGTATCTTTACAAGAAACTGGGGAAGGAACCCAAAAAGAGAAGTCAGCATCTGAGCGGCAGGGCAGCAGATATAAAGATACCTGGGATGACTGGCGTTGAGATTGCGAAAGCGGCAATAGACGCCTGCGGATGCAGGGTTGCGATAGGGCTGGCGCCAAACTTCGCCCATGTGGATGTCAGGGGAGAATTCCACGTCTGGAACTATGGTCGGGTTAGCGAGGAGCAGATTGAGGAACTAAGGCTTTACCACAGAGAAAAATGCGGAAAACCGTCCGAATCAGGGATACTTCAGGAACAGCCCGGGATTACGTCCAAGTGTGGTTTTCATGGGCCCAGCGGTGCATTTGTCAAAGAGGCAGACCTCAGGGCTGCCGTGGCGACTGCCGCCCTGGACGAGCGAAAGATATGGTGGATGGGTGCAGGCAGCACCGCTCAGAAAGAGGACAATGACTCGCGTTTCGGTGATCTTGTCCGTTACTGGTTAGCGGGACATACAGGAACCATTCGTCCCGGGAAGCTCGAGGCGGTGCAAAAAGCAGCGCTTGATCCAAGTGTCACGTACGGCAATCTTGGCAACGCCACCCTCAATGCGGCGGTTTTGGCCTTCCGCAGAGCCGCAGCGGATGTTGATGCCAGGACCGCTGATGTCTACAAGAAGTCTGACGATGTCGATTCAGCTATCGTGAGGGTCAACGATGCCGAGACGAAGGCCAAGGTCACCAAGACAGCGGTGGAACTGGCCGCCAAAAACATGGAGACAGCCAATGACCGTATGAAGGCCGCCAGCGGTCGGTCTGACTCTGGGGCACAAACGGCGTTCGACGCAGCAAGTGCCGCCCTTAGTGCAGCGAGAATGGCATATGACACCGCGCTGAAGGCGCGCGATGCTGAAAAAAACAGCCTTGAAGTGGCGAGGAGAGTCCTCGAAGCGGCAAAGGATAAACACAAACAGGCAAGGAGATTACGCAAATCACTGGAGAACCCCGCGAAGAACTGGGAGGACAGCGATAAGCAAAAGGTTCGAAAAAAGATTCTCACGAAGGCTGGGAGCACGGACCCCCAGAATATAGACACCCTCGCCGAGGAAGCGCTGCAATTGGCACATCAGTCCCGCGCGGATATAGAAGCCTGGAGCGCCGTGTTCGTAGTGTCATGCGTTCGGACAGCTGCCATCGGCCACAAGTTGGAGGCTATCGACAGCAGAGGCGCGCATGGCGGGCTGGATGGTCTGCTCAAGGCGAGTCGTAGACATTCGGACTATGTCGTCGAGGCGCGTGAACGCAGACGCAAAGCCGTTGATGGAACGTACCATGCCTTCGAACCCATCGAACGTGCAATCAAGATTGGCGATATCATTATCACGGATCGAACGGACTTCATCGAGAAACCAGCGCGTCTCAGGGACGTCAAAAAAGGTGACCTTCTCCATGGCGACATCGTCACGCTTGTCAAGGCTGAAAATGGGAAGACGGTATACGCGGAGGCTATCGGAGGTAACGTCGGGCACACAGTTCGGCGTCGGCGATATCCACTGAACGATACAGGACGGCTAATCGTGTTGGCGACAGAGCTGTTTGCTAAGGAAGATGACAAAGGAGTATTTGGGTCTTTGGCGCCACTAACGGAGACACCAATGATGCTCCCGGTGGAAAGTACCGGCCGCATTCTTGCTCTGCTTAGTCTCGTCGAGAAGTGCATATAG